Part of the Leptolyngbya sp. BL0902 genome, TTATCTTTTATTTGCAGAGTTCGTCGAGCTAAATCGCCATCAGGATCGCTAGGAATAAATACTTGTCCTTTAAGACCAAGACGATCTAACCCATTCTGACAAGATTGCAGAAAGTATCGAGGTACTTCTGCATGATCAATTTCTTTTAGCTTAAACGTCACAAGTCGCGACTTTAAAGTATCACTGGCTTCTGGCAAAGTAATCCTAGGCTGAATCAGTCGAATAAGATGTCCGCGAATATCCAAAACCTGATTTTGCAGGAAGCGATACCAAGTCTGCACCTGATCAGCCGGACAACGAAGTCGCAAGGATGAGCTTTGATTTAAATAAATCATGCCAGCATGATCAGGAATACCTGAAATTGTGCATAGATGTAAATCGTCTGGCAAGTCTTTAGGCATGGATGCATCTTCAACCGCTTGGAGACTTTTTTTCACTGCTGAGTAAAGCGCGTAGCCATGATCCGCAGGGAGCGTTTTACCCCTCAGAGCAAATTGAATTTCGAGAAAGTCCATATTTTCCCCCCTGTGTTGCACTTCTAAGCATGAGCAATTACTCATTAGACTTGGAAGAGTTCAAATAATTATAGTTCATTAGTTCTATTTCCTCCTTCATCACTGTGACTAACTCCGGTGGCTCCAACACTCTTGCCCCTCTCCCATAGCCCAACACCCACCGCTTCACATCATTAATGCCCCTTACTACAATCTGAAGCGTCACCGCCCCGTCCTCGTGCTCCTCTAGCTCTTGGGTAGGATGCCAGCGACGTTCCCGGATGTAGGGGGCGGTCTTGGCATCAAACCAAATTCGTACCGTGACTGGGACACCCCCCACCTCATGCTGGAAAATCATCTCCAGGTGATCCTTGGCATTGAAGTCCGGCTTGCGCTCAAAGCTATCCTCCAGCAGCTTTAGCTCGCGAATCCGGTCTACCCGGAACCAACGCACCTCATCCCGTTTGTGGCACCAGCCAATGACGTAGGGGTTCGTGCCCCGGTAGATGTGCAGTAGGTATGGGTCTAGCACCCGCTCGGAGGTGGCGTTACGGCTGGCGGTGTAGTAGCTCATCCACACCTGCTTCGATTCCCGACACGCTTCCTCTAGCTGCTGCCAAACGTCCAAATTCAGATTGGTTTCCGCCCCAGAACGAAAAACCAGGCGATCCTCAGCAATCTGTTGGAAATCTAGCCAGGTTTGTTCTGGTAGCCGCTCGGTTAATCGGGTGATGGCTGACCGCAGATCCAGGGCATAGGCCGACCCGGCACAGGCTTCCAGCATCCTAGCCCCCAAGGTGAGGGCAAAAAGTTCCCCTTTGGTGAGTTGGACGGTTGGAAGTCGCCAGGTCGGTTCTGTGTAGTGGTAGCCGTGGGTACGGTGAAATTTCACGGGCGCATGGAACCGATCCCGCATAAAGGCAATGTCATCGCGAATCGTGCGCTCACTCACCTCCAGCACATCCGCCAACGCTTGAGCCGTCTGCCGTTCAGGCTTACGGATTAGCTCATCAATTTTCAGTAGTCGCTCTAGTTGAATGCGCGACATCAGAATGCCTCAACGTGAATGACCCCAGCCTAGTTAACCAACCCGGCAAAAAAGCTTCCGGGTTGCAGGGCCACCGTCAAAATCGCTAAAAAAGTTTGTTATCCCCAGAACATCCCCAGAACATCCCCACAGCAAAACCAGGCACACGGAATGCCTGCCTATGATGGGTTTATCGAAACAACGACCAGGGGAACGACCATCTCACGGGTCTAGAACGACCTCAGACTCCGCGAGCTTCACTTCGCTTAGAGTACCCAACTCCAGCGGCGGAATCACACCATTACAAAACTAAATATCTTGCCCCTGAGAAATACCGTCGTCTCTAGGATTTCAGACTTCCACCACCGAGGACACCGGGGCTGAAAAGATAAGGATATTATCTGGGCCATGCTGGCATTTACAGTTCAGGCAAGGCCCATGAATCATTAACCTGTAGAACTACCTAGGAAATAGGAAAATCTAGATAAATGCCGTCATTTTTATAGAGAAAATCCCATAGTGTGCCTGACGCCAATTCACGGTTGGAAAAAGTACGTTAATACGAGTGTTCCCTTCCAACCCTTCAACGTAGATCCTCGGTATGAAAAAGCGTACATTCTTGGCAATAGGCGGGATTGGGCTGATAGCCGCTGGCTTCGTAGCTCCCCTGGCACTGGCGCAAACCTTTAGCGGCAATGCTGTCTACAAAGTGATGCGTTCTAATGGTACTCCCCAGGTGATTGTGGCCAATCGCACTCCTGGGGAGCGGCTGACCGTGACCTATCCAGGGGCGACCAGCACTCGACGGGTGACGGCTAATGCCTGTGGACTGGTTGTGCTGCGGGATAGTACCACCAGTCCCCTATCGAGTCTTCAGACCGTGGATGGGGCCACCATCAACCAGGCTACCTTGCCCACCCAGCTATTGCCCCGCTGTGTGAATGGTGCCCTGGAAGAAGCCCGTACCGCCAACTTCAAGACGGGGACGGGGGAAGTGGTCATCGTCAAGACACCGAACACGGTCTATGAAGCGGTCTATGGCGGTGGTCGTGAACGCAGCGTAACCGCCAATGCCTGTGGCTTTGCCGCCATCAACGAGAGTACGACCTACCCCTGGGCTTCCAACCCCACGATCATGATTGGTGGCACCACTCACACCTTGGCAACCATGCCGGATGCGGGCTCTGAACCCCTCTGTCGCAGCGGGCAACTCTACACCCCGGCGGCGTGGCCCTAGGGGCTAGGCTGGCTCCGTTCCATCTTGGTTTAATGCACCCTGATATCCAGCCTCTCTATACGGAGAGGCTTTTTTGTTATGAAACATCTGCTCCTCTCTGCCCCGTTGCTTCTACTTCTGAATGCCCCGGCGCTGGCTTCCCAGGGCCACATCTACCGAGACAGCGACGGGGCCATATCGGTCTACCGCCTAGCACCCAACGCCCAGGTGAGAATCGGCATTGACACCCCACCCAGCCGTACCCTCACCTCTAATCCCTGTGGCCTCCTGGTGGTGAGCGCATCGGAGAACTACCCAACCGCCACCATTCAAGTCAATGGGGCCACCATCAACCCCGCTAGCCTACCGACACAGATCCGGCCCACCTGTCGGCAACGGAGCGGTGGCCATGGTCTTGACGAGGAACGACCTCAACACTTCAAAACCCAGGATGGCGATATTGTCGTCGTTGGCAACCCGCCCAATACCCGCTATGAAGTCACCTATCCAGGGCAGCTTCGGATTCTGAGCCGTCGCGTCAATGACTGTGGCTTTCTGAGAATCCGGGAAACACAGACCATCAACTTCAACCAAAGCATCCTGCTACCCACCACCTCCGTCGAAACCTACGCCGAATTTCAGGTGAGCCAAATCCCAGAGACTCGGCCTTTGCTCTGCTATCGCGGGAACCTCTACTATCCCCAGCCTTGGGTTGATATCTTTGCCCCCGCCATCCCTGGTACTAACCTTCCGGCCACCGTAGTCAATACGACCCGTACCATCACGAGCGCCATCACCACCGCTGGGAGTGGAGGCACCACTGGGGGAAGTTCCACCGGAACAGGGGGCGGCAGTGGCTCAACGGGAGGATCTGGTACTACAGGGGGCAGTGGGAGCGGTTCTAGCGGCACGGGAGATGGATCTAGTGGAGGCTCCACAGGCGGATCGACAGGAGGCTCCACCGATGGATCCACGGGCGGCTCCACGGGCGGCTCCACGGGCGGTTCAACAGGTGGCTCTAGCGGTGGTAGCTCTACCGATGGATCCACGGGCGGTTCAACAGGTGGCTCTAGCGGTGGTAGCTCTACCGATGGATCCACGGGCGGTTCAACAGGTGGCTCTAGCGGTGGTAGCTCTACCGATGGATCCACGGGCGGCTCCACGGGCGGATCGACGGGGGGTGCAGACGGCTCCACTGGGGGCTCGACGGATGGCTCTGGAGGTTCTACGGGCGGATCCACAGATGGCTCCACGGGCGGATCTGGGGACTCCACAGGCGGGACGGGGGGCGGTTCGACGGGGGGCTCTACAGATGGCTCTGGAGGTTCTACGGGGGGCGGCTCGACAGGGGGAGGCTCCACGGGTGGGACGGGTGGCGGCACAGCGGCCATGAATGACTTCACCCTAGCCACCTATAACCCAACCATCCATGACTTCAATGGTGATGGCCAGGTAGACGACAGCAACGGCGATGGTATTCCCGATGACCGAGATGGGGATGGCTTTCCCGATGGGCCTTGGGGGCCAGGAGATATGCCCCGTTCCGCAGGGCCAGGGTTTACCGTGCCCACCAATGCCGAGGTTTGCATAGCCTACAACGGCAACATTGTGGCGTCCTCCTATGGCTTCATTCGCGGCTATAGTTACGGTCTATCCGCCGATGATGGCCTAGCCCCCATCTCCAATGACAATCCACTGTTCACTGCGGCCAATGCTGGATCGCTCTCTGGGCCTCCAGCCATCCGCTGGTCGGGGAATTTCAGACCACCCAACTTCCCCCATAGCTTTGAGGAAAGTCTACGGAATGGCTATATCTTGAGGGAATCAGACTACGGAGAAGTCACGTCCTTCTCCTTTGAAAACCTACGCTCCTGCCTAATGCCGCCCTGGCTGGCGAATCCGCCTGCTTGGATTACCTTTGATTAGGCGAGTTCTCACGGAAAATCGAGTCCTAGACCAATGAGCCTCACCTGCATTGAGCCAGTTGAGGCTCTTTTAGTTGCCTTTAACTTGTCCTTCTGTTTTATCCCTAAAGTGTGCCTAACCTACTCATCTTTAGGTTCTAACTCCTCATGGGAAGGTACTCTAGACACCTGATCCGCCAAGCTGGGAGCAAAGCGCTCACTAAAGCCTGCCACAAAGGCAATCGCAGCAAAGAGATAGAGCTTTTCATTTTGTTGTCCTGGCTTCTCTAGCTCTAGAAAGCTCGAAAAGATGCCAGATTCAATCAGCGACACCACAAAAATTGCAAAGGCCATTCCAATGAATGGTCTAAAAAAGCCAAT contains:
- the cas6 gene encoding type I-MYXAN CRISPR-associated protein Cas6/Cmx6 translates to MDFLEIQFALRGKTLPADHGYALYSAVKKSLQAVEDASMPKDLPDDLHLCTISGIPDHAGMIYLNQSSSLRLRCPADQVQTWYRFLQNQVLDIRGHLIRLIQPRITLPEASDTLKSRLVTFKLKEIDHAEVPRYFLQSCQNGLDRLGLKGQVFIPSDPDGDLARRTLQIKDKKVLGFSVVVEGLSNEDSLILQWHGLGGRKHFGCGWFYPLKEDAYAA
- a CDS encoding helix-turn-helix transcriptional regulator, which translates into the protein MSRIQLERLLKIDELIRKPERQTAQALADVLEVSERTIRDDIAFMRDRFHAPVKFHRTHGYHYTEPTWRLPTVQLTKGELFALTLGARMLEACAGSAYALDLRSAITRLTERLPEQTWLDFQQIAEDRLVFRSGAETNLNLDVWQQLEEACRESKQVWMSYYTASRNATSERVLDPYLLHIYRGTNPYVIGWCHKRDEVRWFRVDRIRELKLLEDSFERKPDFNAKDHLEMIFQHEVGGVPVTVRIWFDAKTAPYIRERRWHPTQELEEHEDGAVTLQIVVRGINDVKRWVLGYGRGARVLEPPELVTVMKEEIELMNYNYLNSSKSNE